The Triticum dicoccoides isolate Atlit2015 ecotype Zavitan chromosome 6A, WEW_v2.0, whole genome shotgun sequence genome has a window encoding:
- the LOC119314450 gene encoding ribosomal RNA small subunit methyltransferase, chloroplastic-like, producing the protein MLGLTSLSPRPARPSPSPATPPHRRPPPPGGRIRPTSAVSTAASDGSGAADDYHSTIRSLNSHGRRHVPRKSLGQNYMLNARVNEELVAAAGVEEGDVVLEIGPGTGSLTAALLAAGATVVAVEKDKHMATLVRDRFGSTEQLKVIEEDITKFHVHSHFLPILEEKSRGKKKYAKVVSNLPFNVSTEVVKQILPMGDVFSVMVLMLQDEAALRLANASIQTPEYRPINVFVNFYSEPEYKFKVERANFFPQPTVDGGVIRFKIKDAGEYPPVSSNKSFFSMVNSAFNGKRKMLRKSLQHLCSSADIEAALTNIGLPPTARPSELGMDDFVRLHNHLGKV; encoded by the exons ATGCTGGGGCTCACTTCCTTATCCCCGCGCCCAGCGCGCCCTTCCCCGTCTCCGGCCACGCCTCctcaccgccggccgccgccgcctggcGGCCGTATCCGTCCCACATCCGCCGTATCGACCGCCGCGTCCGACGGCAGCGGCGCGGCCGACGACTACCACTCCACCATCCGCTCCCTAAACTCGCACGGCCGCCGCCACGTCCCCCGCAAATCCCTCGGCCAG AACTACATGCTGAACGCGAGGGTGAACGAggagctggtggcggcggcgggggtggaggAGGGGGACGTCGTGCTCGAGATAGGCCCCGGGACGGGCTCGCTCACCGCCGCGCTGCTCGCCGCCGGCgccaccgtcgtcgccgtcgaGAAG GATAAGCATATGGCTACCCTTGTGAGAGATAGATTTGGATCCACAGAGCAATTGAAG GTCATTGAAGAAGATATTACAAAATTTCACGTTCACTCTCATTTTCTCCCTATCCTGGAGGAGAAATCTCGTGGCAAGAAAAAATACGCCAAG GTTGTGTCAAACTTACCATTCAATGTCAGCACTGAAGTTGTCAAACAAATTCTCCCAATGGGAGATGTTTTCTCTGTCATGGTGCTCATGCTTCAG GATGAAGCGGCACTACGCCTTGCAAATGCTTCAATACAAACACCAGAGTACCGACCTATCAATGTGTTTGTGAATTTCTACTCTG AACCTGAATACAAGTTCAAAGTAGAGAGGGCCAACTTTTTCCCTCAACCGACG GTTGATGGTGGTGTTATAAGGTTTAAAATAAAGGATGCTGGGGAGTATCCGCCTGTTAGTTCTAACAAAAGTTTCTTTTCAATG GTGAACTCCGCGTTCAATGGGAAACGCAAGATGCTTCGGAAATCACTTCAACACCTATGTTCTTCTGCTGACATTGAGGCTGCTCTTACCAATATCGGTCTTCCGCCTACG GCTAGACCGTCTGAACTGGGGATGGATGATTTCGTGAGGTTGCACAATCACCTGGGAAAAGTATGA